Genomic window (Paenibacillus sp. PK3_47):
ATTCCGATTGCACCGTCATAGCAGTTGTGGCCCCGTCACTTTTACCTTCCCCATGTGCACTTCCGCCGCAGAAATCAAAACAATACGCCGCATAACCCCAGGAGGCAAAGAGCCGGCAATCTGCAAAAACGTCCTTGGAATTCCCGCCAAATCCATGGCTGACAATGATGGCCGGAAGGCGATCGCCTTCCGGTACAAACGCTGTCCCGTGAATCGTCAGCCCGTCTCTTTTACAGCTGAAATCACGTTCAATAATGTTTGTATGCACGTAATCACAGTCCTTTCAATTTTATTAATGCGCTTTCATTATAGCGTAATCAGCGGTATAACAAAAAATATTCATATCGCCAACACCAGCTTATTCATGTATTATCGTTTCTGTCAGAACAGACATCCATCCTATTATTCTCAGCATAGAGAGGAAGATCACAATGTTCCGGACACTGAATCTCCGGCAATCTCCGTTTTTAACCTGGCAGTCCATACGTGTGAAGATGATGCTTGGTTTATTCCTGACCGTTATTCCGCTCATTGCGTTCCTGATCTATTCCAATGTGTATGCCATACATACGGTGCGGACCCAGGTGGCGGAATCGAGCAAGGATCTGCTGTCGTTATACCGGAGCCAGGTGGATGCCCGGCTGCAGGAGGCGGATAACTATCTGAACGGCTTGATGCTTGAGCCGGAGCTTTCGGATTTTGACTTTTACACCGAACCGGATGAGCGCCTCTTCGTAAAACAGCGGATCAATAACAATCTGTCCAATTCGATTTTACGCTACTCGGTACTGGACGGGCTATTTGTGTATCTGCCTTCGGACGATGCGTTTTTGTACTCCTTCCAGACGAGATCCACTTACTCCGACAGGGTATACCTGAAAGACTACATTGTCAGTGATGTAAGCAAAAGCGAAAGCCTGCAGCGTCGGCATATGAAGAGCTGGTATGTTCAGCGGAGCGGCGATCAGACTTACCTGATGCGCTTCTTTGTGATGCCCAATAGCGCTGTGGCAGGCGCATGGATCAATATGAATTCCTTTAAAACTCCGCTGGAGCTTTTGGGGATCGGTGAGAAAGGGGCGGCGCTCCTTGTAGATGACCGGGGGAATGCGCTGGTTAATCAGAGTTTTATCCGCGACACAGGCGTTCAGATCAAGCTGGATGAAGCATCCTACTATCTGACAGGGGAGCAGGACCGCTATCTGACAGTCGGCGAACGTTCCCGCGAAGGGGAGTTCAGCCTGTATGCTTTTATTCCGGAGGAAAAAATACTGCAGCAGCTGCCGACGCTCCGGGCCATCTCCTTTATCCTTCCTTTTGCCTCCATTCTCATTCTGCTGCTGGGCCTGGTGCTCCTGCGCAAAACGCTGCTGATTCCTCTGAACCGTCTGTTAAAGGCAATGAACCGGATTCAGCAGGGGAATCTGGATACGCAGATCAAGCAGTTTCCAACCTCCATTGAGTTCCGGACGGTCAACGACACGTTCAACACTATGATGGACCAGATCAAACATTTGCGGATTAACGTCTATGAAGAGCAGCTGAACAAGCAGAAGGCCGAGCTTCAGCATCTGCAGCTGCAGATTAAGCCCCATTTTTATATCAACACATTGAATCTGCTGCATACACTCGCCAAGACTAAGGAATTGAAGCTGCTGGAAGAGCTGTCGCTGTATCTGATCCGTTATTTCCGCTACATGTTCCAGAGTAATTTAAGCTTTGTCACCCTGAGAGATGAGCTTCAGCATGTCCGGAACTATTTACGGATTCAGGAGCTTCGTTTTCCCGGCCAGCTGATCCACGAGATCAAGGCCCCTGACTTTTTGCTGAATACGCCGGTACCTCCGCTCGTCATTCAGACTTTTGTGGAAAATGCAGTCAAACACGCCATTACGCTGGATGATCCGGTGTACCTGTACATTGATCTGGAAATGAAGGAAGAGCCGCAGACGGGAATCCTGATTCAAATAAGGGATACCGGTCCGGGATTTCCGGACAATATTCTGTCGCTGATTGAAGCGGAGGAACGGATTGTCGATGAGGAAGGCGAGCATATCGGCATCCGGAATCTCAGACAAAGGCTGCGCCTCCTGTACCATGGGCGGGGTGAAGTTACGCTGCGTAACGCTGAACCGCATGGAGCCGAAATCGAAATCACACTGCCGTTTGAACCGGAGAACCGGACAAATTACACCCCGGGAGGGACTGCTTCATGTTAACAATGCTGATAGTAGACGACGAGAAGCTGTTTGCGGATTCGCTGAGAAAAGAAGTGGAATGGGCCTCCCTGGGAATCAGCTCTGTCCATACAGCCTACAACTCCCGTCAGGCCAAAGATATTTATGAACGCGAGCAGGTTGATTTTATGCTGTGCGACATCGAAATGCCGCAGGGGAGCGGGCTTGAGCTGCTGGCCTGGGTCAGGGAGCATTATCCGCGCACCGAATCCGTATTCATGACCTGCCATGCCGATTTCAGGTATGCACAGCGGGCGGTGCAGCTTGGGAGCTTTGATTATTTATTGAAACCGGTTGCTGCAGAAGAGCTGTGTCAGGTTGTCGGCAGAGTCGTGGAAAAGATTAAGAAAGACAAGGAAACGAAGCAGTACAGCCGGTTCGGCGAGTTCTGGGCGCGGCACCAGCCGCTCTTGGCTGAACGCTTCTGGCTGGATATTATCAATCATATGATCCCGTCCCATCCGGAGCTGATCCGCAAAGAGGCAGAGGAACGCAATATTCCGTTTGATACCGGGATGAAGCTTCTGCCTGTACTCATCTCTATCCAGCGCTACACCAAGTCCTTCAAGCCGCGTGACGAAAAAATTATTGAATATGCGCTGATCAACTCCGGGGCAGAGCTGCTGGGCATTCAGGGCAGCGGCCTGTTATTCGGGCTGCCGGAGCGTAAACTGCTGGCACTGATACCGGCGGAGCAGGATGCGCCCGAAATCCAGGAGGGGCTGCTGGAACGCGGGCAGGCCTTTATTGACACGGCAAGCTCCTATTTTTATTGCGATACGGCGGTATATATCGGTAACGAGGTGCTCAGCCATGAATTGACGGATATGGTCAGCCGGCTGGCCGAGTGGGATAAAAACAATGTAGCCCACAGCAATAAAGTGCTGCTGTGGAGGAATAAGCCATACGGCCAGCAGGCGGTTGCCCTGCCGGACATGAATATCTGGTCTGTTCTGCTGAAGGAGGGACAGGGGGATCAGGTAGCCGCTGAGGCAGAGATGTTCCTCCGCAGTCTAAGCGATTCGGAAACGCTGGATGCCGACAGCTTATACCGTTTTCATCATAACTTTTTGCAGATGGTCTATTATGTGCTGAAGCTGAACGGGATTGAAGCGCAGCTTCTGTTCGATGATGCCACCTCTTCCGCGCTGTTCCGGCGCGCCGTCCGTTCCTTGACGGATATGATCGACTGGATGAAGCATACCCTCTCGAAAGCGATGGATTATGCAGGAACGGTCCAAGAGTCCCAGCCGATTCTAAAAGATGCGGAGAACTTCATCCTCCAGGCGCTGGAAACCGGGGACTTGACCCGCGAGGCTGTAGCCCACCACGTCTTTCTGAACCCGGATTATCTGGACAGGCTGTTCAAGAAGGAGACCGGACATTCCATTACCGAATTCATCGTATCCCGGCGCATGCTGCTGGCCCAGGATTTGCTTGCGAAGACGGATCTGC
Coding sequences:
- a CDS encoding histidine kinase; this translates as MFRTLNLRQSPFLTWQSIRVKMMLGLFLTVIPLIAFLIYSNVYAIHTVRTQVAESSKDLLSLYRSQVDARLQEADNYLNGLMLEPELSDFDFYTEPDERLFVKQRINNNLSNSILRYSVLDGLFVYLPSDDAFLYSFQTRSTYSDRVYLKDYIVSDVSKSESLQRRHMKSWYVQRSGDQTYLMRFFVMPNSAVAGAWINMNSFKTPLELLGIGEKGAALLVDDRGNALVNQSFIRDTGVQIKLDEASYYLTGEQDRYLTVGERSREGEFSLYAFIPEEKILQQLPTLRAISFILPFASILILLLGLVLLRKTLLIPLNRLLKAMNRIQQGNLDTQIKQFPTSIEFRTVNDTFNTMMDQIKHLRINVYEEQLNKQKAELQHLQLQIKPHFYINTLNLLHTLAKTKELKLLEELSLYLIRYFRYMFQSNLSFVTLRDELQHVRNYLRIQELRFPGQLIHEIKAPDFLLNTPVPPLVIQTFVENAVKHAITLDDPVYLYIDLEMKEEPQTGILIQIRDTGPGFPDNILSLIEAEERIVDEEGEHIGIRNLRQRLRLLYHGRGEVTLRNAEPHGAEIEITLPFEPENRTNYTPGGTASC
- a CDS encoding response regulator, with protein sequence MLTMLIVDDEKLFADSLRKEVEWASLGISSVHTAYNSRQAKDIYEREQVDFMLCDIEMPQGSGLELLAWVREHYPRTESVFMTCHADFRYAQRAVQLGSFDYLLKPVAAEELCQVVGRVVEKIKKDKETKQYSRFGEFWARHQPLLAERFWLDIINHMIPSHPELIRKEAEERNIPFDTGMKLLPVLISIQRYTKSFKPRDEKIIEYALINSGAELLGIQGSGLLFGLPERKLLALIPAEQDAPEIQEGLLERGQAFIDTASSYFYCDTAVYIGNEVLSHELTDMVSRLAEWDKNNVAHSNKVLLWRNKPYGQQAVALPDMNIWSVLLKEGQGDQVAAEAEMFLRSLSDSETLDADSLYRFHHNFLQMVYYVLKLNGIEAQLLFDDATSSALFRRAVRSLTDMIDWMKHTLSKAMDYAGTVQESQPILKDAENFILQALETGDLTREAVAHHVFLNPDYLDRLFKKETGHSITEFIVSRRMLLAQDLLAKTDLPVGTIASRTGYTNLAHFSRRFKQVVGMNPKDYRSNHKQ